A single window of Pseudomonas lijiangensis DNA harbors:
- a CDS encoding permease, with translation MHSEKKASLIETIAEESVEYEKIFDWSIKTIKGPPKEVREGQLIIFLLGTVWILFITWLSWGRVQLDRSVIVAGYVAFYSYVFYLILVFRQKTVFNYSVTSQKALLEYYDYYPDFAGPLFKGIVIFAILFFLGVALFTGSLLFLIGPAAISLGAARTLLNWENKIHNEESLPWNEYNFVTVDRKRSMIITHRTDITLGFEARFSNKELFEQYLQFLHSVLPPTAEYMEKDWEW, from the coding sequence ATGCACAGCGAGAAAAAAGCTTCGCTCATTGAGACGATTGCTGAGGAATCAGTGGAATATGAAAAAATATTTGACTGGTCAATTAAAACAATCAAAGGCCCTCCCAAGGAGGTCAGGGAGGGCCAGTTAATTATTTTTTTACTGGGTACAGTGTGGATCTTGTTTATTACATGGCTTTCATGGGGGAGGGTTCAGCTTGATAGGTCAGTAATTGTGGCAGGGTATGTCGCTTTCTATAGTTATGTATTTTACTTGATACTGGTCTTCAGGCAGAAAACGGTATTCAACTACAGTGTCACCTCCCAAAAGGCACTGCTTGAATACTACGACTATTATCCTGACTTCGCAGGTCCTCTCTTCAAAGGCATCGTCATTTTCGCAATCCTGTTCTTTCTTGGCGTCGCGCTCTTCACTGGCTCGCTGCTCTTCCTGATTGGCCCAGCCGCGATTTCACTCGGAGCAGCTCGTACTTTGCTGAATTGGGAAAACAAGATTCACAACGAGGAAAGCTTGCCCTGGAACGAGTACAACTTTGTCACGGTAGATCGAAAACGCTCCATGATTATTACCCATCGCACGGACATTACGCTGGGATTTGAGGCCCGCTTCTCCAACAAAGAGCTGTTCGAGCAGTATCTGCAATTCCTGCACTCCGTCCTGCCACCCACGGCCGAGTACATGGAGAAAGACTGGGAGTGGTAA
- a CDS encoding permease, protein MNHMVACSADQSASSCTDTSVMMWSVKIIDCPPREFMRFQVSFIIAALALFTYFTWLMWDAITESAGFFIGSVCASGAYFTYMIMLVIRQKTTFNYHIKTQSGSVEYFLHYPAFAGPLFKGIAIFTILFFLGVALVTGSLLFLVGPAAISLGAARTLLNWSNPIHHRETRPWDMHNFVTLDRKRSIIVIHCTDITTGFVAHLPNKELFEQYLQFLHSVLPPTAEYMEKDWEW, encoded by the coding sequence ATGAATCATATGGTCGCTTGCAGCGCAGATCAGAGCGCATCATCTTGCACCGATACATCTGTCATGATGTGGAGTGTCAAAATAATCGATTGCCCGCCTAGAGAGTTTATGAGGTTTCAAGTCTCTTTCATAATTGCGGCTCTTGCGCTTTTCACTTATTTCACATGGTTGATGTGGGATGCAATAACTGAAAGTGCAGGTTTTTTTATAGGATCTGTTTGCGCATCAGGCGCGTACTTTACTTACATGATCATGCTTGTAATAAGGCAAAAGACCACCTTCAACTACCACATAAAAACCCAGTCAGGCTCTGTCGAATACTTCCTTCACTACCCAGCCTTCGCAGGCCCGCTCTTCAAAGGCATCGCCATTTTCACCATCCTGTTCTTTCTCGGCGTCGCGCTCGTCACCGGTTCGCTGCTATTCCTGGTCGGCCCAGCCGCCATTTCACTCGGGGCAGCACGCACTCTATTGAATTGGAGTAACCCGATCCATCATCGAGAAACTCGCCCATGGGATATGCATAACTTCGTCACGCTTGATCGTAAGCGTTCAATCATCGTTATCCATTGCACTGACATCACTACAGGCTTTGTGGCCCACCTCCCGAACAAAGAGTTATTCGAGCAGTACCTGCAATTTCTGCACTCCGTCCTGCCGCCAACGGCCGAGTATATGGAGAAAGATTGGGAGTGGTGA
- a CDS encoding permease has protein sequence MHSEKKASLIDTTAEESVEYEKVFEWSIKTMKSPPKEVMEGQLVIFLVGTVWILFITWLSWGRVELDVSMVVACYVAFYSYVFYLILVFRQKTVFNYSVTSQKALLEYYDYYPDFAGPLFKGIAIFAILFFLGVALFTGSLLFLVGPAAMSLGAARTLLNWKNPIHHRETRPWDMHNFVTLDRKRSIIVIHCTDITTGFVAHLPNKDLFEQYLQFLHSVLPPTAEYMEKDWEW, from the coding sequence ATGCACAGCGAGAAAAAAGCTTCGCTCATTGATACGACTGCTGAGGAATCAGTGGAGTATGAGAAAGTATTTGAGTGGTCAATTAAAACAATGAAAAGCCCTCCCAAGGAAGTTATGGAAGGTCAGTTAGTTATTTTTTTGGTGGGTACAGTGTGGATCTTGTTTATTACATGGTTGTCATGGGGGAGGGTTGAGCTTGATGTTTCGATGGTTGTGGCATGCTATGTCGCTTTCTATAGTTATGTATTTTACTTGATACTGGTCTTCAGGCAGAAAACGGTATTCAATTACAGTGTCACCTCTCAAAAGGCACTGCTTGAATACTACGACTATTATCCTGACTTCGCAGGTCCTCTCTTCAAAGGCATCGCCATTTTCGCAATCCTGTTCTTTCTCGGCGTCGCGCTCTTCACTGGCTCGCTGCTCTTCTTGGTCGGCCCAGCCGCCATGTCTCTCGGGGCAGCACGTACTCTATTGAATTGGAAGAACCCGATTCATCATCGTGAAACTCGCCCATGGGATATGCATAACTTCGTCACGCTTGATCGTAAGCGCTCAATCATCGTTATCCATTGCACTGACATCACTACAGGCTTTGTGGCTCACCTTCCCAATAAGGATTTATTCGAGCAGTACCTACAATTCCTGCACTCCGTCCTGCCGCCAACGGCCGAGTATATGGAGAAAGATTGGGAATGGTGA